The stretch of DNA GTGGCACGGTAGTCCAACCATGGCAACGTTATTGAGTGTTTCGGTTGTTTCCTTAAGTGCATACATCACTGGAATCATTGAATATTTCGCACCTGCTGCACCTATGAGTTCTTCTTTATTTGTTACAATATGTGAACTTGGTTTTGCAATCCCTCCGGTAGTAACCGAACCGTCGATCAACCCATTGTCAAAACAGTATGCAAGAAGTGCTGTTACAGCCCCACCGTCCTGCCCTTTTTCACGGATCACAGGGTCTGTTGCCCTTGCAGCAACCATCTTTTCGTACTGTCCAATGAGTGATGGGGGTTTTGCCTTGAAGTTGAATACATTCATGGATATGCGTGATGCATCTGTCATGACTCGCTGACATACGTCTTTACATGCACCTTCTCCGTTTCGGTAGCATTCCTCTTTCAGTTTCGGACCGTTCTCATCAAATTCGATAATATCATATGGACACACTGCAGCACACGCACCACAATATGTACACATGCCTGTATCTACTATAGCATCTTTTAAAAACCATTTAAATTCTTCTGCCATTTGTTTTGTCTCCTAAAATAACATGTTTTTGATCCGGATCATTACTTTACAATCAGACATTCTCTCTACCCCATGTTACATAAATATTAACACCTCAAATAAAAAGATTAATTGGGGATTTATTCCCCAATCTCTTGAATCCTTTTTCTTATATCTTCCAATTCATTTTCCATGTTTTCGGCCATGTATTTCAGTTCAGCAAGTTCTTGTTCTTTTGTAATTGTCTGAACCACTGGTGGTGGGTAACTATAAGCACCGCGCTGCCAACCAGTTAAGCCTGTCGCACAGTACAAATTACGGCGACCCCGGCCTCCACCGCGATAAGAACCGCTGCTAAGGATGGGATTCATATATCCTGGGGCTGGATTCCGTGCACAATAACCTGCTGCTCTGCCTGTCCTCGGACCTAAACCTGAAGGTCCGGTTCTATCTCCTCCTGGCATTTATTTCACCTCCCTTTCAAGTGTTTCGATTCGCTTTTTGATCTTATTAATGCCTGTGCTCACGGCA from Methanosarcinales archaeon encodes:
- a CDS encoding DUF5320 domain-containing protein, yielding MPGGDRTGPSGLGPRTGRAAGYCARNPAPGYMNPILSSGSYRGGGRGRRNLYCATGLTGWQRGAYSYPPPVVQTITKEQELAELKYMAENMENELEDIRKRIQEIGE